One stretch of Caloenas nicobarica isolate bCalNic1 chromosome 4, bCalNic1.hap1, whole genome shotgun sequence DNA includes these proteins:
- the JADE1 gene encoding protein Jade-1 isoform X3, translated as MAVCPPGPSIPDLDIRGLRVPDMKIENLLRIVSETKAVTFMRPRKYIVSSGSEPPELGYVDIRTLADSVCRYDLNDVDVAWLQLANEEFKEMGMPELDEYTMERVIEEFEQRCYDNMNHAIETEEGLGIEYDEDVVCDVCQSPDGEDGNEMVFCDKCNICVHQACYGILKVPEGSWLCRTCALGVQPKCLLCPKKGGAMKPTRSGTKWVHVSCALWIPEVSIGSPEKMEPITKVSHIPSSRWALVCSLCNEKVGASIQCSVKNCRTAFHVTCAFDRGLEMKTILAENDEVKFKSYCPKHSSTKKTDDETFNEIPGQENGNGIQDGSLPAHIDPFHSMNQNQEEAHRVSLRKQKLQQLEDEFYTFVDSLEVAKALRLPEEPVGFLYQYWKLKRKANFNKPLITPKKDEEDNLAKREQDVLFRRLQLFTHLRQDLERVRNLTYMVTRREKIKRSVCKVQEQIFNIYAKQLEQERVSGVPSSFSSMENTVLFNSSSLGPNAPKIEDLKWHSAFFRKQMGTSLTHSLKKSHKRDRVRTSSGNDSKSMLRQPSQREGGAAPGSFLNFDKTFAETRIVPAQQKNGIVIPDHRKRRDNRPQCEVIKAELKEKTSKHNHKPLRPTELSQRQSENKRAVNHSSGRSAPGTRRDIVPKCNGGLVKVNSNQTVVKVPMTPTSPVKNWGGFRIPKKGERQQQGESPEETCHQNSSYPYLGMGRVSPKDRAKRKLKPDSENDGYIPDAEMSDSETEVAEKKCRQQRLSPNSAISRRTDIIRRSILAS; from the exons GTCTGTCCACCTGGTCCCAGCATTCCAGATCTCGACATCAGAGGACTTCGTGTTCCAGACATGAAGATCGAAAACCTTCTGAG GATTGTGTCTGAGACGAAAGCTGTCACGTTTATGCGTCCCAGGAAGTACATTGTTTCATCCGGTTCGGAGCCTCCAGAGCTGGGCTATGTTGACATCCGAACCTTAGCAGACAGCGTGTGTCGCTATGATCTCAATGATGTGGATGTAGCATGGTTGCAACTTGCCAATGAAGAATTCAAAGAAATGG GGATGCCTGAGCTGGATGAGTACACGATGGAAAGAGTCATTGAGGAATTTGAACAACGATGCTATGATAACATGAATCACGCTATCGAGACAGAAGAAGGACTTGGGATTGAGTATGACGAAGATGTCGTTTGTGACGTCTGTCAGTCTCCAGATGGAGAAGATGGCAATGAAATGGTGTTTTGTGACAAATGCAATATTTGTGTGCACCAG GCATGTTACGGGATCCTGAAGGTGCCAGAAGGCAGCTGGCTGTGCAGGACCTGTGCGCTTGGCGTCCAGCCCAAGTGTTTGCTCTGTCCCAAGAAGGGCGGTGCCATGAAGCCAACCCGGAGCGGTACCAAGTGGGTCCACGTTAGCTGTGCTCTGTGGATTCCAGAG GTGAGTATCGGAAGCCCAGAAAAAATGGAGCCCATTACAAAGGTTTCTCACATTCCCAGCAGTAGATGGGCACTGGTATGCAGCCTTTGTAATGAAAAAGTTGGAGCTTCTATACAG tgttcagtgaagaactgcagaacGGCCTTTCATGTCACCTGTGCATTTGACCGTGGCTTAGAGATGAAGACCATACTGGCGGAGAACGACGAGGTGAAATTTAAGTCGTACTGTCCCAAGCACAGCTCTACCAAGAAAACAGATGACGAGACTTTCAATGAAATCCCAGGCCAGGAGAACGGGAACGGGATTCAGGACGGCTCTCTTCCTGCCCACATCGACCCTTTCCACAGCATGAATCAAAACCAGGAGGAGGCCCACAGAGTCAGCCTCCGCAAGCAaaagctccagcagctggaggatgagTTCTATACGTTTGTTGACTCCTTAGAAGTGGCTAAAGCGCTGCGGCTGCCCGAGGAGCCGGTGGGATTCCTTTACCAGTACTGGAAGCTGAAGAGAAAAGCCAACTTCAATAAACCTTTGATTACCCCAAAGAAGGATGAAGAGGACAATCTGGCTAAACGGGAGCAGGATGTTCTGTTCAGAAGATTGCAGCTCTTCACGCACCTCCGGCAGGATCTTGAGCGG GTGCGTAACCTTACTTACATGGTGACCCGAagggaaaaaatcaaaagatCTGTTTGCAAAGTTCAAGAACAGATATTTAATATCTACGCAAAGCAGTTGGAACAAGAAAGAGTTTCAG GTGTGCCTTCCTCATTCTCCTCAATGGAAAACACAGTGTTGTTCAACAGTTCATCTTTGGGCCCTAATGCCCCTAAGATAGAGGATTTGAAATGGCATTCTGCATTCTTCAGGAAACAAATGGGCACATCTCTAACCCACTCTTTGAAAAAATCACACAAGAGAGACAGAGTAAGAACCAGCTCTGGGAATGACAGCAAATCCATGCTGAGGCAGCCCAGCCAAAGGGAAGGCGGTGCAGCTCCAGgtagctttttaaattttgacaaAACCTTTGCAGAAACACGAATTGTACCggcacagcagaaaaatggcATAGTTATACCAgaccacagaaaaagaagagacaatCGTCCACAGTGTGAGGTGATCAAGGCAGAGTTAAAGGAAAAGACTTCTAAACACAACCACAAACCACTGAGACCCACGGAACTCTCTCAGAGgcaatcagaaaataaaagggcTGTGAACCACTCCAGTGGTAGGTCCGCACCTGGCACGCGGAGGGATATAGTGCCTAAATGCAACGGGGGTCTTGTCAAAGTAAACTCTAATCAGACAGTAGTTAAAGTGCCTATGACGCCCACAAGCCCAGTGAAAAACTGGGGTGGATTCCGAATTCCAAAGAAGGGGGAGAGGCAACAGCAGGGTGAGAGCCCAGAGGAGACCTGTCACCAGAACTCCAGCTACCCCTACCTGGGCATGGGCAGAGTTTCACCGAAGGACAGGGCAAAAAGGAAGCTAAAGCCTGACAGCGAAAATGATGGGTACATCCCTGATGCCGAAATGAGCGACTCAGAGACCGAAGTGGCTGAAAAaaagtgcaggcagcagaggctCAGCCCAAACAGCGCTATCAGCAGAAGGACAGACATTATTAGGAGAAGCATCCTGGCATCCTGA
- the JADE1 gene encoding protein Jade-1 isoform X1, whose protein sequence is MIISPLPSPASFGRGLKQLPPVAAVTQKRVLFTESFLHNKYKRCLPLPVEIMKRRRLPSSSEDSDDNGSLSTWSQHSRSRHQRTSCSRHEDRKPSEVFRTDLITAMKLHDSFQLNPDEYYVLADPWRQEWEKGVQVPVSPGTIPEPVARIVSETKAVTFMRPRKYIVSSGSEPPELGYVDIRTLADSVCRYDLNDVDVAWLQLANEEFKEMGMPELDEYTMERVIEEFEQRCYDNMNHAIETEEGLGIEYDEDVVCDVCQSPDGEDGNEMVFCDKCNICVHQACYGILKVPEGSWLCRTCALGVQPKCLLCPKKGGAMKPTRSGTKWVHVSCALWIPEVSIGSPEKMEPITKVSHIPSSRWALVCSLCNEKVGASIQCSVKNCRTAFHVTCAFDRGLEMKTILAENDEVKFKSYCPKHSSTKKTDDETFNEIPGQENGNGIQDGSLPAHIDPFHSMNQNQEEAHRVSLRKQKLQQLEDEFYTFVDSLEVAKALRLPEEPVGFLYQYWKLKRKANFNKPLITPKKDEEDNLAKREQDVLFRRLQLFTHLRQDLERVRNLTYMVTRREKIKRSVCKVQEQIFNIYAKQLEQERVSGVPSSFSSMENTVLFNSSSLGPNAPKIEDLKWHSAFFRKQMGTSLTHSLKKSHKRDRVRTSSGNDSKSMLRQPSQREGGAAPGSFLNFDKTFAETRIVPAQQKNGIVIPDHRKRRDNRPQCEVIKAELKEKTSKHNHKPLRPTELSQRQSENKRAVNHSSGRSAPGTRRDIVPKCNGGLVKVNSNQTVVKVPMTPTSPVKNWGGFRIPKKGERQQQGESPEETCHQNSSYPYLGMGRVSPKDRAKRKLKPDSENDGYIPDAEMSDSETEVAEKKCRQQRLSPNSAISRRTDIIRRSILAS, encoded by the exons GTCTGTCCACCTGGTCCCAGCATTCCAGATCTCGACATCAGAGGACTTCGTGTTCCAGACATGAAGATCGAAAACCTTCTGAG GTGTTCAGAACGGACCTGATCACTGCCATGAAGTTACATGACTCCTTCCAGCTGAACCCTGATGAATACTATGTGCTGGCAGACCCCTGGAGGCAGGAGTGGGAAAAGGGAGTTCAGGTGCCAGTTAGCCCAGGGACCATCCCAGAACCAGTAGCCAG GATTGTGTCTGAGACGAAAGCTGTCACGTTTATGCGTCCCAGGAAGTACATTGTTTCATCCGGTTCGGAGCCTCCAGAGCTGGGCTATGTTGACATCCGAACCTTAGCAGACAGCGTGTGTCGCTATGATCTCAATGATGTGGATGTAGCATGGTTGCAACTTGCCAATGAAGAATTCAAAGAAATGG GGATGCCTGAGCTGGATGAGTACACGATGGAAAGAGTCATTGAGGAATTTGAACAACGATGCTATGATAACATGAATCACGCTATCGAGACAGAAGAAGGACTTGGGATTGAGTATGACGAAGATGTCGTTTGTGACGTCTGTCAGTCTCCAGATGGAGAAGATGGCAATGAAATGGTGTTTTGTGACAAATGCAATATTTGTGTGCACCAG GCATGTTACGGGATCCTGAAGGTGCCAGAAGGCAGCTGGCTGTGCAGGACCTGTGCGCTTGGCGTCCAGCCCAAGTGTTTGCTCTGTCCCAAGAAGGGCGGTGCCATGAAGCCAACCCGGAGCGGTACCAAGTGGGTCCACGTTAGCTGTGCTCTGTGGATTCCAGAG GTGAGTATCGGAAGCCCAGAAAAAATGGAGCCCATTACAAAGGTTTCTCACATTCCCAGCAGTAGATGGGCACTGGTATGCAGCCTTTGTAATGAAAAAGTTGGAGCTTCTATACAG tgttcagtgaagaactgcagaacGGCCTTTCATGTCACCTGTGCATTTGACCGTGGCTTAGAGATGAAGACCATACTGGCGGAGAACGACGAGGTGAAATTTAAGTCGTACTGTCCCAAGCACAGCTCTACCAAGAAAACAGATGACGAGACTTTCAATGAAATCCCAGGCCAGGAGAACGGGAACGGGATTCAGGACGGCTCTCTTCCTGCCCACATCGACCCTTTCCACAGCATGAATCAAAACCAGGAGGAGGCCCACAGAGTCAGCCTCCGCAAGCAaaagctccagcagctggaggatgagTTCTATACGTTTGTTGACTCCTTAGAAGTGGCTAAAGCGCTGCGGCTGCCCGAGGAGCCGGTGGGATTCCTTTACCAGTACTGGAAGCTGAAGAGAAAAGCCAACTTCAATAAACCTTTGATTACCCCAAAGAAGGATGAAGAGGACAATCTGGCTAAACGGGAGCAGGATGTTCTGTTCAGAAGATTGCAGCTCTTCACGCACCTCCGGCAGGATCTTGAGCGG GTGCGTAACCTTACTTACATGGTGACCCGAagggaaaaaatcaaaagatCTGTTTGCAAAGTTCAAGAACAGATATTTAATATCTACGCAAAGCAGTTGGAACAAGAAAGAGTTTCAG GTGTGCCTTCCTCATTCTCCTCAATGGAAAACACAGTGTTGTTCAACAGTTCATCTTTGGGCCCTAATGCCCCTAAGATAGAGGATTTGAAATGGCATTCTGCATTCTTCAGGAAACAAATGGGCACATCTCTAACCCACTCTTTGAAAAAATCACACAAGAGAGACAGAGTAAGAACCAGCTCTGGGAATGACAGCAAATCCATGCTGAGGCAGCCCAGCCAAAGGGAAGGCGGTGCAGCTCCAGgtagctttttaaattttgacaaAACCTTTGCAGAAACACGAATTGTACCggcacagcagaaaaatggcATAGTTATACCAgaccacagaaaaagaagagacaatCGTCCACAGTGTGAGGTGATCAAGGCAGAGTTAAAGGAAAAGACTTCTAAACACAACCACAAACCACTGAGACCCACGGAACTCTCTCAGAGgcaatcagaaaataaaagggcTGTGAACCACTCCAGTGGTAGGTCCGCACCTGGCACGCGGAGGGATATAGTGCCTAAATGCAACGGGGGTCTTGTCAAAGTAAACTCTAATCAGACAGTAGTTAAAGTGCCTATGACGCCCACAAGCCCAGTGAAAAACTGGGGTGGATTCCGAATTCCAAAGAAGGGGGAGAGGCAACAGCAGGGTGAGAGCCCAGAGGAGACCTGTCACCAGAACTCCAGCTACCCCTACCTGGGCATGGGCAGAGTTTCACCGAAGGACAGGGCAAAAAGGAAGCTAAAGCCTGACAGCGAAAATGATGGGTACATCCCTGATGCCGAAATGAGCGACTCAGAGACCGAAGTGGCTGAAAAaaagtgcaggcagcagaggctCAGCCCAAACAGCGCTATCAGCAGAAGGACAGACATTATTAGGAGAAGCATCCTGGCATCCTGA
- the JADE1 gene encoding protein Jade-1 isoform X2, translated as MKRRRLPSSSEDSDDNGSLSTWSQHSRSRHQRTSCSRHEDRKPSEVFRTDLITAMKLHDSFQLNPDEYYVLADPWRQEWEKGVQVPVSPGTIPEPVARIVSETKAVTFMRPRKYIVSSGSEPPELGYVDIRTLADSVCRYDLNDVDVAWLQLANEEFKEMGMPELDEYTMERVIEEFEQRCYDNMNHAIETEEGLGIEYDEDVVCDVCQSPDGEDGNEMVFCDKCNICVHQACYGILKVPEGSWLCRTCALGVQPKCLLCPKKGGAMKPTRSGTKWVHVSCALWIPEVSIGSPEKMEPITKVSHIPSSRWALVCSLCNEKVGASIQCSVKNCRTAFHVTCAFDRGLEMKTILAENDEVKFKSYCPKHSSTKKTDDETFNEIPGQENGNGIQDGSLPAHIDPFHSMNQNQEEAHRVSLRKQKLQQLEDEFYTFVDSLEVAKALRLPEEPVGFLYQYWKLKRKANFNKPLITPKKDEEDNLAKREQDVLFRRLQLFTHLRQDLERVRNLTYMVTRREKIKRSVCKVQEQIFNIYAKQLEQERVSGVPSSFSSMENTVLFNSSSLGPNAPKIEDLKWHSAFFRKQMGTSLTHSLKKSHKRDRVRTSSGNDSKSMLRQPSQREGGAAPGSFLNFDKTFAETRIVPAQQKNGIVIPDHRKRRDNRPQCEVIKAELKEKTSKHNHKPLRPTELSQRQSENKRAVNHSSGRSAPGTRRDIVPKCNGGLVKVNSNQTVVKVPMTPTSPVKNWGGFRIPKKGERQQQGESPEETCHQNSSYPYLGMGRVSPKDRAKRKLKPDSENDGYIPDAEMSDSETEVAEKKCRQQRLSPNSAISRRTDIIRRSILAS; from the exons GTCTGTCCACCTGGTCCCAGCATTCCAGATCTCGACATCAGAGGACTTCGTGTTCCAGACATGAAGATCGAAAACCTTCTGAG GTGTTCAGAACGGACCTGATCACTGCCATGAAGTTACATGACTCCTTCCAGCTGAACCCTGATGAATACTATGTGCTGGCAGACCCCTGGAGGCAGGAGTGGGAAAAGGGAGTTCAGGTGCCAGTTAGCCCAGGGACCATCCCAGAACCAGTAGCCAG GATTGTGTCTGAGACGAAAGCTGTCACGTTTATGCGTCCCAGGAAGTACATTGTTTCATCCGGTTCGGAGCCTCCAGAGCTGGGCTATGTTGACATCCGAACCTTAGCAGACAGCGTGTGTCGCTATGATCTCAATGATGTGGATGTAGCATGGTTGCAACTTGCCAATGAAGAATTCAAAGAAATGG GGATGCCTGAGCTGGATGAGTACACGATGGAAAGAGTCATTGAGGAATTTGAACAACGATGCTATGATAACATGAATCACGCTATCGAGACAGAAGAAGGACTTGGGATTGAGTATGACGAAGATGTCGTTTGTGACGTCTGTCAGTCTCCAGATGGAGAAGATGGCAATGAAATGGTGTTTTGTGACAAATGCAATATTTGTGTGCACCAG GCATGTTACGGGATCCTGAAGGTGCCAGAAGGCAGCTGGCTGTGCAGGACCTGTGCGCTTGGCGTCCAGCCCAAGTGTTTGCTCTGTCCCAAGAAGGGCGGTGCCATGAAGCCAACCCGGAGCGGTACCAAGTGGGTCCACGTTAGCTGTGCTCTGTGGATTCCAGAG GTGAGTATCGGAAGCCCAGAAAAAATGGAGCCCATTACAAAGGTTTCTCACATTCCCAGCAGTAGATGGGCACTGGTATGCAGCCTTTGTAATGAAAAAGTTGGAGCTTCTATACAG tgttcagtgaagaactgcagaacGGCCTTTCATGTCACCTGTGCATTTGACCGTGGCTTAGAGATGAAGACCATACTGGCGGAGAACGACGAGGTGAAATTTAAGTCGTACTGTCCCAAGCACAGCTCTACCAAGAAAACAGATGACGAGACTTTCAATGAAATCCCAGGCCAGGAGAACGGGAACGGGATTCAGGACGGCTCTCTTCCTGCCCACATCGACCCTTTCCACAGCATGAATCAAAACCAGGAGGAGGCCCACAGAGTCAGCCTCCGCAAGCAaaagctccagcagctggaggatgagTTCTATACGTTTGTTGACTCCTTAGAAGTGGCTAAAGCGCTGCGGCTGCCCGAGGAGCCGGTGGGATTCCTTTACCAGTACTGGAAGCTGAAGAGAAAAGCCAACTTCAATAAACCTTTGATTACCCCAAAGAAGGATGAAGAGGACAATCTGGCTAAACGGGAGCAGGATGTTCTGTTCAGAAGATTGCAGCTCTTCACGCACCTCCGGCAGGATCTTGAGCGG GTGCGTAACCTTACTTACATGGTGACCCGAagggaaaaaatcaaaagatCTGTTTGCAAAGTTCAAGAACAGATATTTAATATCTACGCAAAGCAGTTGGAACAAGAAAGAGTTTCAG GTGTGCCTTCCTCATTCTCCTCAATGGAAAACACAGTGTTGTTCAACAGTTCATCTTTGGGCCCTAATGCCCCTAAGATAGAGGATTTGAAATGGCATTCTGCATTCTTCAGGAAACAAATGGGCACATCTCTAACCCACTCTTTGAAAAAATCACACAAGAGAGACAGAGTAAGAACCAGCTCTGGGAATGACAGCAAATCCATGCTGAGGCAGCCCAGCCAAAGGGAAGGCGGTGCAGCTCCAGgtagctttttaaattttgacaaAACCTTTGCAGAAACACGAATTGTACCggcacagcagaaaaatggcATAGTTATACCAgaccacagaaaaagaagagacaatCGTCCACAGTGTGAGGTGATCAAGGCAGAGTTAAAGGAAAAGACTTCTAAACACAACCACAAACCACTGAGACCCACGGAACTCTCTCAGAGgcaatcagaaaataaaagggcTGTGAACCACTCCAGTGGTAGGTCCGCACCTGGCACGCGGAGGGATATAGTGCCTAAATGCAACGGGGGTCTTGTCAAAGTAAACTCTAATCAGACAGTAGTTAAAGTGCCTATGACGCCCACAAGCCCAGTGAAAAACTGGGGTGGATTCCGAATTCCAAAGAAGGGGGAGAGGCAACAGCAGGGTGAGAGCCCAGAGGAGACCTGTCACCAGAACTCCAGCTACCCCTACCTGGGCATGGGCAGAGTTTCACCGAAGGACAGGGCAAAAAGGAAGCTAAAGCCTGACAGCGAAAATGATGGGTACATCCCTGATGCCGAAATGAGCGACTCAGAGACCGAAGTGGCTGAAAAaaagtgcaggcagcagaggctCAGCCCAAACAGCGCTATCAGCAGAAGGACAGACATTATTAGGAGAAGCATCCTGGCATCCTGA